The Pseudomonas extremaustralis genome contains a region encoding:
- the inhA gene encoding isonitrile hydratase has product MTLQIGFVLFPGIQQLDLTGPYDVLGSLPDVKLHLVWKDLAPVTSSTGLVFTPTMTYADCQKLDVICVPGGSGVGALMEDPQTLDFLKTQAQTARYVTSVCTGSLVLGAAGLLRGRKATTHWAYHDMLAPFGAIPVQARVVRDGNLLTGGGITAGIDFALTLAAELYSEETAQLVQLQIEYAPAPPFDSGSPDTAPLAVLKEANQRTAESRRVRGEIVARAAARLG; this is encoded by the coding sequence ATGACTTTGCAGATCGGCTTTGTGTTGTTTCCCGGCATCCAGCAACTGGACCTGACCGGCCCCTATGACGTGTTGGGTTCGCTGCCGGATGTGAAGTTGCACCTGGTGTGGAAGGACCTGGCGCCCGTCACATCCAGCACCGGGTTGGTGTTCACCCCAACCATGACCTATGCCGACTGCCAGAAACTGGATGTGATCTGTGTGCCTGGGGGTTCCGGTGTCGGTGCGCTGATGGAAGACCCGCAGACCCTGGACTTCCTCAAGACCCAGGCACAGACCGCGCGCTACGTGACCTCGGTATGCACCGGCTCGCTGGTGCTCGGCGCGGCGGGCCTGCTGCGCGGGCGCAAGGCCACCACCCACTGGGCCTATCACGACATGCTCGCGCCGTTCGGCGCTATCCCGGTACAGGCAAGGGTCGTGCGTGACGGCAACCTGTTGACCGGGGGCGGCATCACCGCCGGTATCGACTTCGCCTTGACCCTGGCGGCCGAGTTGTACAGCGAGGAGACGGCACAACTGGTGCAATTGCAGATCGAATATGCGCCGGCACCACCGTTCGATTCGGGCAGCCCGGACACCGCGCCCCTGGCTGTGCTGAAGGAAGCCAACCAGCGTACTGCCGAATCACGTCGGGTACGCGGAGAAATCGTCGCGCGGGCGGCTGCGCGTCTGGGCTGA
- a CDS encoding glutathione S-transferase N-terminal domain-containing protein, giving the protein MYTLYGTDDSGSCMIEIALQRCAVPWHRVEASSWQDGEGSDALARINPLKQIPTLVTPDGQVLTESAAILIHLGLEFPASALLAGNRAQILRGLVYIAANCYSAIGIIDYPQRWLGNVDETVQTQLVTGARRYLHQAWRVCADQFADQLFAPSGEPNALGVMAAAVSRWDQAREALSALAPGFAQSLAEVDADPVVAPVFARHWPDWNVS; this is encoded by the coding sequence ATGTACACGCTCTACGGCACCGACGACTCTGGCTCCTGCATGATCGAAATCGCCCTGCAGCGTTGTGCGGTGCCATGGCATCGAGTGGAAGCCAGTTCCTGGCAGGACGGCGAGGGCAGCGACGCCCTGGCGCGCATCAACCCACTCAAACAGATTCCCACCCTGGTCACCCCTGATGGCCAGGTGCTGACGGAAAGTGCGGCGATCCTGATCCACCTGGGCCTGGAGTTTCCCGCGTCCGCTCTGTTGGCCGGCAACCGCGCGCAGATTCTGCGCGGCCTGGTGTACATCGCCGCCAACTGCTACTCGGCCATCGGCATCATCGACTACCCGCAGCGCTGGCTGGGCAACGTCGATGAAACGGTACAGACGCAATTGGTCACCGGGGCCCGTCGCTATCTGCATCAGGCCTGGCGGGTGTGTGCCGATCAGTTTGCCGACCAGCTATTCGCGCCCAGCGGCGAGCCGAATGCACTGGGCGTCATGGCGGCGGCGGTGTCGCGGTGGGATCAGGCGCGTGAGGCGTTGAGCGCCCTGGCACCGGGGTTTGCCCAGAGCCTGGCAGAGGTGGATGCCGACCCGGTTGTGGCACCGGTGTTTGCTCGGCATTGGCCGGATTGGAATGTCTCGTAA
- a CDS encoding glycoside hydrolase family 15 protein: MVDLKNEPQSAIDAHGIIGDMRSAALVNDRGSIDFFCWPEFDSPSIFCALLDTPDAGTFQLTPDLPNARREQIYLPDTNVLQTRWLSDDAVVEITDLLAISDEVDDLPLLIRRVRMVSGQAPIHLRCAVRHDYARASTHAAIDQGTVCFSAAGQPGLRLSSSHPLTLDDNAAVASFTLYQGEGAEFVLGGQDDERVDSSCTDLALAHTLTFWRGWIAQSNYRGRWREMVNRSALALKLLTSRKHGAIIAAATFGLPETPGGERNWDYRYTWVRDASFTVYAFMRLGFVDEANAYMRWLRGRVSDGCGQSRKIKILYGIDGRQQLPETHLDHLCGHGGATPVRIGNAAVEQIQLDIYGELMDAVYLVNKYGEAISHEGWKHTVEVVDQVCEIWNRKDVGIWEMRGEQHHFLHSRLMCWVALDRAIRLASKRSLPAPFARWDQTRQAIYADIWSQFWNEERGHFVQHIGSTALDGSMLLMPLVRFVAATDPRWLSTLEAIQDSLVRDGMVYRYRNDDNPIDGLQGTEGAFTACSFWYVECLARAGQVEKAHLEFEQLLRYANPLGLYAEEFDNQARHLGNTPQALSHLALISAACFLDRKLSGEKTTWQP; encoded by the coding sequence ATGGTTGATTTGAAGAACGAGCCACAAAGCGCCATCGATGCCCACGGCATCATCGGCGACATGCGCAGTGCTGCACTGGTGAACGACAGAGGCAGCATCGACTTCTTCTGCTGGCCGGAATTCGACAGTCCGTCGATCTTTTGCGCACTGTTGGATACCCCCGATGCGGGGACTTTCCAACTCACCCCGGACCTGCCCAACGCTCGCCGCGAACAGATCTACCTGCCCGACACCAACGTGCTGCAAACCCGCTGGCTCAGTGATGACGCCGTGGTGGAAATCACCGACCTGCTGGCCATCAGCGACGAAGTCGACGACCTGCCCCTGCTGATTCGCCGGGTGCGCATGGTCAGCGGCCAGGCTCCGATTCACCTGCGCTGCGCCGTGCGCCATGACTACGCGCGCGCGTCCACCCATGCGGCCATCGACCAAGGCACGGTGTGCTTCAGCGCCGCCGGCCAGCCCGGTTTGCGCCTGTCCAGCAGCCACCCGCTGACGCTCGACGACAATGCCGCCGTGGCCAGTTTTACCCTGTACCAGGGAGAAGGCGCCGAGTTCGTGCTCGGCGGCCAGGACGATGAGCGTGTGGACAGCAGCTGCACCGACCTGGCGCTGGCCCACACTTTGACGTTCTGGCGTGGCTGGATCGCGCAGTCCAACTACCGTGGGCGATGGCGCGAAATGGTCAATCGTTCGGCCCTGGCCCTCAAGCTACTGACCTCACGCAAACACGGCGCAATCATTGCCGCCGCCACCTTCGGCCTGCCGGAAACCCCGGGCGGCGAACGCAATTGGGACTACCGCTACACCTGGGTCCGCGACGCCTCATTCACCGTCTACGCGTTCATGCGCCTGGGTTTCGTCGACGAGGCCAATGCCTATATGCGCTGGCTCAGGGGGCGTGTCAGCGACGGCTGCGGCCAGTCGAGAAAGATCAAGATCCTATACGGCATCGACGGTCGGCAGCAGTTGCCCGAAACCCACCTGGACCACCTCTGCGGCCACGGCGGCGCCACGCCGGTACGCATCGGCAACGCAGCGGTCGAGCAGATCCAACTGGATATCTATGGCGAGTTGATGGACGCGGTGTACCTGGTCAACAAGTACGGCGAGGCTATTTCCCACGAGGGCTGGAAACACACGGTGGAAGTCGTCGACCAGGTCTGCGAAATCTGGAATCGCAAAGACGTGGGCATCTGGGAAATGCGTGGCGAACAGCATCACTTCCTGCATTCGCGGCTGATGTGCTGGGTGGCCCTGGACCGCGCCATCCGCCTGGCGTCCAAGCGTTCGTTGCCGGCGCCGTTTGCGCGCTGGGACCAGACCCGACAAGCGATCTACGCCGACATCTGGAGCCAGTTCTGGAACGAAGAGCGTGGACATTTCGTGCAGCACATTGGCAGCACGGCGCTGGACGGTTCGATGTTGTTGATGCCGCTGGTGCGGTTTGTCGCAGCGACCGATCCGCGCTGGCTCTCGACCCTGGAAGCCATCCAGGACAGCCTGGTGCGCGACGGCATGGTCTACCGCTATCGCAACGACGACAACCCGATCGACGGTCTGCAAGGCACCGAAGGCGCATTCACCGCCTGCTCGTTCTGGTACGTCGAATGCCTGGCCCGCGCCGGGCAAGTGGAGAAGGCGCACCTGGAATTCGAACAACTGCTGCGCTACGCCAACCCGCTGGGGTTGTACGCCGAAGAATTCGACAACCAGGCCCGCCACCTGGGCAACACCCCCCAAGCCTTGAGCCATCTGGCATTGATCAGCGCGGCTTGCTTTCTGGATCGCAAGCTCAGTGGAGAAAAGACCACCTGGCAGCCCTGA
- a CDS encoding DUF4174 domain-containing protein — protein sequence MLIRSLTLATLMAFTGPLLAADDINPLKQDLGKARPLVVVELDSGNSTLTELKKKLDEPATRQSFEERSMLLYTVKFGSIGAEGEKFAKDPKDNKKLTPPETNALIRALKLGAGSGTKVILVGKDGEKKVEKTVPPDTLDLAAFFSAIDQMPMAEKQTTAPAEPEPAAAPAAKPGAKAGKPGKHAAPQPLDD from the coding sequence ATGCTCATCCGGTCGCTGACCCTGGCTACCTTGATGGCTTTTACGGGGCCGCTGTTGGCTGCTGATGATATCAACCCGCTCAAGCAGGACTTGGGCAAGGCCCGGCCGCTGGTGGTGGTGGAGCTTGATTCCGGCAACTCGACCTTGACGGAACTGAAGAAAAAGCTCGACGAGCCGGCCACCAGACAGTCCTTTGAAGAGCGCAGCATGCTGCTCTATACCGTGAAGTTCGGCAGCATCGGGGCCGAAGGGGAGAAATTCGCCAAGGACCCCAAGGACAACAAGAAGCTCACTCCGCCTGAAACCAACGCGTTGATCCGTGCCCTCAAGCTGGGCGCCGGCAGCGGTACCAAAGTGATTCTGGTGGGCAAGGACGGCGAGAAGAAAGTCGAAAAGACCGTGCCACCGGACACCCTCGACCTGGCCGCTTTTTTCAGCGCGATCGACCAGATGCCGATGGCCGAGAAACAAACCACCGCACCGGCCGAGCCCGAACCTGCTGCCGCACCGGCAGCGAAACCGGGGGCCAAGGCCGGTAAGCCTGGCAAACATGCGGCGCCTCAGCCATTAGATGACTGA
- a CDS encoding GlxA family transcriptional regulator, protein MTRTVHVLAFNNAQVLDVTGPLQVFASTNDLARQRGLPLPYAVSVIAAQTEPVMTSAGLALVAEPLPAVDAPCDTLVIAGGWGVYGAAEDPALVDWVREKARYTRRMTSVCTGAFLLAASGLLDGCRVATHWTRCEELARKFPALTVESNPIFIQQGSVWTSAGVTAGIDLCLALVEDDLGRAVALEVARHLVVFLKRPGGQSQFSATLALQESGSRFAELHAWIAEHLTLDLSISTLAAQAGMSERSFVRHYRAETGQTPARAVELIRVETARRQLADSTASIKRIAVQCGFGSEETLRRSFMRALSVTPQAYRERFSPVT, encoded by the coding sequence ATGACCCGAACCGTCCATGTTCTTGCCTTCAATAACGCCCAGGTGCTCGATGTAACCGGGCCGTTGCAGGTATTCGCCTCCACCAATGACCTGGCCCGCCAGCGCGGATTGCCGTTGCCTTACGCTGTCTCCGTGATCGCCGCCCAGACGGAACCGGTGATGACCTCCGCTGGCCTGGCGTTGGTGGCTGAACCGTTGCCCGCTGTCGACGCGCCCTGCGACACCCTGGTGATCGCCGGTGGCTGGGGCGTGTACGGCGCCGCTGAAGACCCGGCGCTGGTGGACTGGGTACGCGAGAAAGCCCGGTACACCCGGCGCATGACGTCGGTGTGTACCGGCGCTTTCCTGCTGGCGGCCAGCGGTCTGCTCGATGGCTGCCGGGTTGCCACCCATTGGACGCGTTGCGAAGAACTGGCGCGCAAGTTTCCCGCGCTGACCGTGGAATCCAACCCGATCTTCATCCAGCAAGGTTCAGTGTGGACCTCCGCCGGTGTGACCGCGGGCATCGACTTGTGCCTGGCCTTGGTCGAAGACGACCTGGGCCGCGCCGTGGCCCTGGAAGTGGCTCGGCACCTGGTGGTGTTTCTCAAACGCCCCGGCGGCCAGTCGCAATTCAGTGCGACCCTGGCCCTGCAAGAAAGCGGCAGCCGTTTTGCCGAGCTGCACGCCTGGATCGCTGAACATCTCACCCTTGACCTGAGCATTTCCACCCTGGCCGCCCAGGCCGGCATGAGCGAGCGCAGTTTCGTGCGCCACTACCGCGCCGAGACCGGACAGACGCCAGCACGTGCCGTCGAATTGATTCGTGTGGAAACCGCGCGCCGGCAACTGGCCGACAGCACGGCCTCGATCAAACGCATCGCCGTGCAGTGCGGCTTTGGTAGCGAAGAGACATTGCGCCGCAGCTTTATGCGCGCCTTGTCGGTGACCCCCCAGGCCTATCGCGAGCGCTTTTCGCCGGTGACTTGA